The proteins below come from a single Sulfurovum xiamenensis genomic window:
- a CDS encoding polysaccharide biosynthesis/export family protein — protein sequence MKRVAMFIIAALAMAGCTTKEDFVLFHDTNISQPNAGKQVIDLTSVAKYEYKIQPHDRISITMYNHPELGTTSTASQREDTRGVLVDANGYVRLPLVKNVHVAGLSQRAAQQKIEKAYSAFLEDAELYLEVLNKRAYILGEVKKPGEVRLFNEKATLLQLLAQAGDLTDSANRHAIVVLKNRYNKVYTETVDLTGPNSIKLANLMIYPNDIVYVAPNDIKSINVGISETNPGLQLIGNIIQPAVQVKYLGD from the coding sequence ATGAAACGTGTAGCGATGTTTATAATAGCGGCTCTTGCAATGGCAGGGTGTACAACTAAAGAGGACTTTGTTTTATTCCATGATACAAATATAAGTCAACCGAATGCGGGGAAACAGGTGATTGACTTAACCAGTGTTGCCAAATATGAATATAAGATCCAACCACATGATAGAATATCTATTACGATGTATAATCATCCTGAACTTGGTACAACAAGTACTGCAAGCCAAAGAGAAGATACAAGAGGTGTATTAGTTGATGCAAATGGATATGTTAGACTACCACTTGTGAAAAATGTACATGTTGCCGGACTTTCTCAAAGAGCGGCACAACAAAAGATAGAGAAAGCATATTCTGCCTTTCTTGAAGATGCGGAACTCTATTTGGAAGTGCTAAACAAGAGAGCGTACATTCTAGGTGAAGTAAAAAAACCTGGTGAAGTAAGACTCTTTAACGAGAAAGCTACACTTTTACAATTGTTGGCTCAAGCAGGTGATCTGACAGATTCTGCGAACAGACATGCCATCGTTGTTTTAAAAAACAGATACAATAAAGTCTATACTGAGACTGTTGACCTAACAGGTCCAAACTCGATCAAATTAGCCAACCTAATGATCTATCCTAACGACATAGTTTATGTAGCTCCAAATGATATAAAATCTATCAATGTTGGAATCAGTGAAACTAATCCGGGACTACAACTCATAGGAAATATTATACAACCAGCAGTTCAGGTTAAATACTTAGGTGATTAA
- a CDS encoding heat shock protein transcriptional repressor HspR, translated as MHSYDEPVYLISVVASMLDIHPQTLRQYEREGLVEPSRTQGRMRLYSQRDIERMKLILRLTRQMGVNLAGVDIVLQLKEQIDEMQKEIDQLREELSKVNRHGSVHSSKALVTKSSYDIIIFED; from the coding sequence ATGCACAGTTATGATGAACCCGTATACCTAATCTCTGTAGTGGCTAGCATGCTAGACATACACCCCCAGACATTGAGACAGTATGAACGTGAAGGCTTGGTTGAACCTTCACGTACTCAGGGACGTATGCGTCTTTATTCACAACGTGACATTGAACGTATGAAACTCATTTTACGCTTAACGCGTCAAATGGGTGTGAACCTTGCAGGAGTTGACATCGTGCTGCAGCTTAAAGAACAGATCGATGAAATGCAAAAAGAGATAGACCAATTGCGTGAAGAACTAAGCAAAGTAAATCGTCATGGCTCTGTCCATTCAAGTAAGGCCTTGGTGACAAAAAGCTCCTATGATATTATTATCTTCGAGGATTAA
- a CDS encoding DnaJ C-terminal domain-containing protein, translated as MSKSLYETLGVSENASADEIKKSYRKLARKYHPDINKDESAVDKFKEINAAYEVLSDPEKKAQYDQFGDQMFGGQNFHDFAQRQGGGVDLDEILRQMFGGGAGGFSGGFGGAQGGFGGFGAPDLDLQARITVPFMVAINGGKHNVSANGQNFDIKIPAGIKSGETMRVRGKGKQYQGHVGDLLIQVEVAASNEYERKGDNLYKTFDVPLKDALFGGKIAIDTPEKEVSLKVPKNTKNGQKFRLKGKGVADRKTALKGDLYLVANVVLPDVDTLDDELKAMIEEKL; from the coding sequence ATGTCAAAAAGTTTATATGAAACACTCGGTGTAAGTGAAAATGCTTCTGCCGATGAAATTAAAAAATCTTATAGAAAACTCGCAAGAAAATACCACCCTGACATTAACAAAGATGAGAGTGCTGTAGATAAGTTCAAAGAGATCAATGCAGCCTATGAAGTCCTCTCTGACCCTGAGAAGAAAGCACAATATGATCAATTTGGTGATCAAATGTTCGGCGGCCAGAATTTCCATGATTTCGCACAGAGACAAGGTGGAGGTGTTGACCTCGATGAGATACTCAGACAAATGTTCGGTGGAGGCGCTGGCGGTTTCAGTGGCGGTTTTGGTGGTGCACAAGGCGGTTTTGGCGGTTTTGGTGCGCCTGACCTGGACCTTCAGGCACGTATCACCGTACCGTTCATGGTAGCGATCAATGGTGGTAAACATAATGTTTCTGCCAATGGACAGAATTTTGACATCAAGATCCCGGCAGGGATCAAAAGTGGTGAAACCATGCGTGTGCGCGGTAAAGGTAAACAGTACCAGGGACATGTAGGAGACCTTCTTATACAAGTGGAAGTCGCCGCTTCCAATGAATATGAAAGAAAAGGTGACAACCTCTATAAAACATTTGATGTGCCTCTGAAAGATGCACTCTTTGGAGGTAAGATCGCTATAGATACACCAGAAAAAGAGGTGTCACTCAAAGTACCTAAAAATACGAAGAATGGTCAGAAATTTAGACTAAAAGGTAAAGGTGTCGCTGACAGAAAAACAGCATTGAAAGGTGACTTGTACCTTGTAGCCAATGTGGTTTTACCTGATGTAGATACGTTGGATGACGAACTTAAAGCGATGATCGAAGAAAAACTCTAA
- a CDS encoding putative bifunctional diguanylate cyclase/phosphodiesterase: MSGLSLLPGLVYVIVGWNFHILMPALVWYGILLCISYYGWTLYKEFATYRMDENHLKKWYGKLTWFMYIIFSAWSLIFVMYVGYDQYHIHYIAIFTQLGAAVVASTLLVSDKKLFVPILVTLMLPLIVYFAFVDAWYGYVLSIFSLIFLFVLLYASFNTNRLLQKNYSQAQHDILTGLYNRRYFMEYMESLHERLAVNHKTACLFLIDLDHFKTINDSLGHEIGDKLLIEVSERLKEYAEDTHIVARLGGDEFILISKELNEDVSKMDPAYSFSEGLLYVIRKPYSIDGHHLHISASIGVHQIDPSFLYSKNFIREADIAMYEAKVQGRDGVIIFNQDLAQRVERHLLIEQKLHYALKENIIEVFYQPQFDKDEQVIGCESLIRWNDDQLGEVEPEEFIPIIENTGLILEVGSYVLKETFESINRWNAKGKKLESISVNVSMRQLLCETFVNEVERLIKIYFPKKESEQKIVFEITEHVFSEDMKKVVSMMNRLKNIGISFSIDDFGTGYSSLNYLKVLPIDEVKIDRTFVARLDDSKDDKKMISTIISIAKNLDLNIVAEGVETFQQLIFLTKIECDVFQGFYFEEALSKKAFEEKYIFT; this comes from the coding sequence ATGTCTGGGCTCTCCCTTTTACCTGGACTTGTTTATGTCATTGTTGGTTGGAACTTTCATATTTTGATGCCCGCATTGGTATGGTATGGTATATTGTTATGCATTTCATACTATGGATGGACGTTATATAAAGAATTTGCTACCTATAGAATGGATGAAAATCATTTAAAAAAATGGTATGGAAAACTTACATGGTTCATGTATATCATTTTTTCTGCCTGGTCATTGATATTTGTGATGTATGTCGGATATGATCAATACCATATACATTATATAGCAATTTTTACACAGCTGGGTGCGGCTGTTGTAGCATCGACACTGCTTGTCTCTGATAAAAAACTGTTTGTTCCTATTTTAGTTACTCTGATGTTACCACTGATCGTCTATTTTGCATTTGTTGATGCATGGTATGGGTATGTGTTGTCGATCTTTTCTCTGATATTTTTATTTGTGTTATTATATGCATCTTTTAATACTAACAGATTGTTACAGAAGAATTATTCCCAAGCCCAACATGACATCTTGACGGGGCTTTATAACAGACGCTATTTTATGGAGTATATGGAATCTTTGCATGAAAGATTGGCTGTGAATCATAAAACCGCATGTTTGTTTCTGATAGATCTGGATCATTTTAAAACCATTAATGATTCTTTGGGGCATGAGATCGGGGATAAGTTATTGATAGAGGTTTCCGAGCGTCTTAAAGAGTATGCAGAAGATACACATATCGTGGCGCGTTTAGGAGGTGATGAGTTTATCCTTATAAGTAAAGAGTTAAATGAAGACGTGTCTAAAATGGATCCTGCATATAGTTTTTCGGAGGGATTGCTCTATGTCATTCGCAAGCCTTATAGTATTGATGGTCATCATCTTCATATCAGTGCAAGCATTGGTGTACATCAAATCGATCCATCATTCCTCTATAGTAAAAATTTTATTAGAGAAGCAGATATAGCGATGTATGAAGCAAAGGTTCAAGGGCGAGATGGTGTGATCATCTTTAATCAAGACCTTGCACAGAGGGTTGAAAGACACCTTCTTATAGAGCAGAAACTCCATTATGCATTGAAAGAAAATATCATAGAGGTCTTCTACCAACCGCAGTTTGATAAAGATGAACAAGTGATAGGCTGTGAGTCCCTTATCAGATGGAATGATGATCAGTTGGGCGAAGTGGAGCCTGAAGAGTTCATCCCCATCATAGAAAACACAGGATTGATCTTAGAAGTCGGAAGCTATGTGCTAAAAGAGACATTTGAAAGTATCAATAGATGGAACGCTAAAGGTAAGAAATTAGAATCTATTTCAGTGAATGTCAGTATGAGACAGCTCTTATGTGAGACATTTGTCAATGAAGTGGAACGTTTGATCAAAATCTATTTTCCTAAAAAAGAGAGTGAACAAAAAATTGTGTTTGAGATCACAGAGCATGTTTTTTCAGAAGATATGAAAAAAGTGGTCAGTATGATGAATAGATTAAAAAATATAGGTATTTCATTTTCCATTGATGACTTTGGTACAGGGTATTCTTCACTCAATTATTTAAAAGTGTTGCCGATAGACGAAGTAAAAATAGATAGAACATTCGTAGCACGCCTAGATGATAGTAAAGATGATAAGAAGATGATCAGTACGATCATCTCTATAGCTAAGAATTTGGATCTAAACATTGTGGCGGAGGGAGTGGAAACATTTCAACAGCTTATATTCCTGACCAAGATAGAATGTGATGTGTTTCAAGGATTTTATTTCGAGGAGGCACTCTCTAAAAAGGCGTTCGAGGAGAAATATATTTTTACTTGA
- a CDS encoding TrmH family RNA methyltransferase, whose amino-acid sequence MNLTPVNDINLPELSIYHQLRDNAFTSDNSFIADSPKVVNLLLKTDITVKSILATQEYYDTYAHLIKEKNIPQLFVASKALMQNIVGHKIHHNVMMHGTRPEQTPLCDLDDQIIMLDEISSTQNIGSIARSAAAIGINSYLLPSQGPHPYSRRALRVSMGHVSMLKTHLYDDIKKTILTLKENGYRIYAAEVTADSIPLSSVKVVDKWVLLMGHEGLGLSDEILHLCDEVVTIEMTEGVKSFNVGVAASIMMYQFKHNIKK is encoded by the coding sequence ATGAATCTTACACCAGTGAACGACATAAACTTACCAGAACTCAGCATTTATCATCAGCTCAGAGACAATGCTTTTACCTCTGACAACAGTTTTATAGCAGACAGCCCCAAAGTAGTGAACCTGCTTCTCAAAACAGATATCACAGTTAAAAGTATTCTGGCAACACAAGAGTATTATGATACCTATGCACATCTCATCAAAGAAAAAAACATTCCTCAACTCTTTGTTGCAAGTAAAGCCCTTATGCAAAATATCGTAGGACACAAGATACACCATAATGTCATGATGCATGGCACACGCCCGGAACAAACACCACTGTGTGACCTTGATGATCAGATCATTATGTTAGATGAGATCAGTTCTACACAAAACATAGGCTCCATCGCACGCTCTGCTGCGGCTATAGGGATAAACTCATACTTACTGCCTTCACAGGGACCACACCCCTACTCCAGACGGGCACTTAGAGTCTCCATGGGACATGTAAGTATGCTCAAAACACATCTCTATGATGATATAAAAAAAACTATCCTAACCCTCAAAGAAAATGGATACCGTATCTATGCAGCAGAAGTCACTGCTGACTCTATACCTCTCTCCTCTGTCAAAGTCGTAGACAAATGGGTACTGCTCATGGGGCATGAAGGTTTAGGCTTGTCAGATGAAATATTGCATCTCTGTGATGAAGTAGTCACCATAGAGATGACAGAAGGGGTGAAGAGTTTTAATGTAGGGGTTGCAGCTTCCATCATGATGTATCAGTTTAAACACAATATTAAAAAATAA
- a CDS encoding YgjP-like metallopeptidase domain-containing protein — protein MLKYLNGYDSQLKAQVQTLIDQDKLGEYLLSKYPTIHEYTTDKSLYSYVQTLKNTHMRNAVPISKVLYDTKIRDIHTALGTHTFVSRVQGGKLKAKNEIRISHIFKKVPEPFLRMIVVHELAHIKEKEHTKAFYKLCTHIEPAYHQLEFDLRLYLTYRDIFGVLYV, from the coding sequence ATGTTAAAATACCTTAATGGTTACGATAGCCAGTTAAAAGCCCAGGTGCAAACCCTCATAGATCAGGATAAACTCGGCGAGTATCTTCTCTCAAAGTATCCCACAATACATGAATATACTACAGATAAAAGTCTTTACAGCTATGTACAGACACTTAAAAACACCCATATGCGCAATGCTGTACCTATCTCCAAAGTACTTTATGATACGAAGATACGCGATATTCATACTGCACTTGGAACACATACCTTTGTGTCACGTGTACAAGGCGGAAAGCTCAAGGCCAAAAACGAGATACGTATCTCACATATTTTCAAAAAAGTCCCTGAGCCTTTTTTGCGGATGATCGTGGTCCACGAATTGGCACATATCAAAGAGAAAGAACATACTAAAGCGTTCTATAAACTTTGTACCCATATAGAACCGGCATACCATCAGCTTGAATTTGATCTTAGGCTTTATCTGACTTACCGTGATATTTTTGGAGTATTGTATGTTTGA
- a CDS encoding WecB/TagA/CpsF family glycosyltransferase produces the protein MKKRKVINTLINTGSYEELIGNILDLSKNSRSSYVCISNVHMAIEAYLDKTFCNIVNSSDIATPDGMPLAKAMKMLYSVDQDRVAGMDLMPDLMHISEEKGLSIFLYGSTDEVLKAIVSKAKNEFPNLKLHIYSPPFRTLSHEEKEHIVRIINKHNPDFVFVALGCPKQEKWMSEHKNKINSCMIGLGGALEVYANLKSRAPQWMQNYSLEWLYRLIQDPKRLWKRYLVTNSLFIGLLFVQFIKVRVFKDD, from the coding sequence ATGAAAAAAAGAAAAGTTATTAACACTTTGATTAATACCGGTAGCTACGAAGAACTCATTGGTAATATTTTAGATCTTTCTAAAAACAGTCGTTCTAGTTATGTTTGCATTTCAAATGTACATATGGCGATCGAAGCATATTTGGATAAAACTTTTTGTAACATTGTGAATAGTTCTGATATCGCAACACCCGATGGTATGCCCCTAGCTAAAGCCATGAAGATGCTTTACAGTGTAGATCAGGATAGAGTTGCAGGTATGGACTTAATGCCTGATCTTATGCATATTTCTGAAGAAAAAGGTTTATCAATTTTCTTATACGGTTCAACCGATGAAGTATTAAAGGCTATTGTATCAAAGGCCAAGAATGAGTTCCCAAACTTAAAACTACATATATATTCACCCCCCTTTAGAACTTTGTCACATGAAGAAAAAGAGCATATAGTAAGGATCATCAACAAGCATAATCCTGATTTTGTTTTTGTAGCACTTGGATGTCCAAAACAGGAGAAATGGATGTCTGAGCATAAAAATAAAATCAATAGCTGCATGATAGGCTTAGGAGGAGCATTAGAAGTATATGCTAACTTAAAAAGTAGAGCACCACAATGGATGCAAAACTATTCACTTGAATGGCTTTATAGGTTGATTCAAGACCCCAAAAGATTGTGGAAAAGATATTTAGTGACTAATTCACTGTTTATTGGCCTGTTATTTGTCCAATTTATCAAAGTAAGGGTTTTTAAAGATGACTGA
- a CDS encoding lytic murein transglycosylase, which produces MRSVTLLLFTILLPYFLSANDDRPPVPYNFLAKKEVKTFIDRMVKKHHFTRSSMISVLKSAKLDRDTLARYTGKYKVGSTNGPWERYKAHVLDPVTLDKAKAFKKRYYKTLLKASQEYQVDMEYIVGFIGVESKFGEYSGDYNVLDALTTLAFHKNRMKKFFKSELEHLFLMAREQNYDITTLQGSFAGAMGMVQQMPSVFRKFGMDYNRDGEKDPWDLEDAIGIIAKFMKKNGWEKGAQVAVPTKFKGKRYTALKTSHRRTLPLKTILKHGITPLKHFKEPKAYLLKNRNLTHDDIWLGAKNFRVLTRYNNSTSYGMTIHLIAQAVK; this is translated from the coding sequence TTGAGATCTGTTACACTCTTATTATTTACCATACTTTTACCCTATTTCCTGAGTGCAAATGATGACCGTCCACCTGTTCCATATAATTTTCTAGCCAAAAAAGAGGTCAAAACCTTCATCGACAGGATGGTCAAAAAACATCATTTCACACGCAGCTCTATGATCTCTGTACTCAAAAGTGCAAAACTTGACCGTGACACACTGGCACGATATACAGGAAAATACAAAGTAGGCAGCACAAATGGCCCTTGGGAACGGTACAAGGCGCATGTACTGGATCCTGTCACTCTGGACAAAGCCAAAGCCTTTAAAAAAAGATACTATAAAACACTACTAAAAGCAAGTCAAGAGTATCAAGTTGACATGGAGTACATTGTGGGCTTTATCGGAGTGGAAAGCAAATTTGGAGAATATAGCGGAGACTACAATGTATTAGATGCTTTAACCACCCTTGCCTTTCATAAAAACCGTATGAAGAAATTTTTCAAGTCCGAGTTGGAACATCTCTTTTTAATGGCCAGAGAACAGAACTATGATATCACGACACTGCAGGGTTCTTTTGCCGGAGCTATGGGCATGGTACAACAAATGCCTTCGGTCTTCAGAAAGTTTGGTATGGACTATAACCGTGACGGGGAAAAGGACCCGTGGGACCTAGAGGATGCCATTGGGATCATTGCAAAATTTATGAAGAAGAACGGTTGGGAAAAAGGAGCCCAGGTCGCAGTGCCGACAAAATTTAAAGGGAAACGCTATACAGCACTCAAAACAAGTCACAGACGAACCCTGCCATTAAAGACGATACTAAAGCATGGTATCACGCCTTTAAAGCACTTTAAGGAGCCTAAAGCCTATCTGCTGAAAAACCGTAACCTTACGCATGATGACATCTGGCTGGGTGCCAAAAACTTCCGTGTACTGACACGTTACAATAATTCAACAAGCTATGGTATGACCATACATCTTATTGCCCAGGCGGTCAAGTAA
- a CDS encoding HpcH/HpaI aldolase/citrate lyase family protein has protein sequence MIFDDLETLPTTFGNKRKTSAVKRTYRSNMMLNPLNLKHLNRIDNHPADMITLNLEDAIAPSRKKEALHNIALFLSHMEHSNSFIIVRTNPLDEGGAEEITFLNDFGFDAVRVAKVKNQTEIAQALTLLSADKELHISLETKEAFKSLSTLRIDERLTTANLGILDLFTSLGLPQSLVTLNNPTIDYILSKFLVDAKTAGIHPISFMFQEYNNTEMFKAWCEREKMMGFETKACMGPKQVQIANEIFHTNRDEIERALHIKEAFETHSAQGINGFMDEKYGFIDEPIYRDSLLVLNLS, from the coding sequence ATGATATTTGATGATTTAGAGACACTTCCTACAACCTTTGGAAATAAAAGAAAAACCTCTGCCGTAAAACGTACCTACCGTTCCAACATGATGCTTAATCCACTGAATCTCAAGCATTTAAACCGTATAGACAATCATCCTGCAGATATGATAACCCTCAATCTTGAAGATGCCATTGCTCCATCACGAAAAAAAGAAGCCCTGCATAACATCGCTCTCTTCCTCTCACATATGGAACACTCTAACTCTTTCATCATTGTACGTACCAACCCTCTAGATGAAGGTGGGGCAGAAGAGATAACCTTTTTAAATGATTTTGGCTTTGATGCGGTACGTGTCGCAAAAGTAAAAAACCAGACTGAGATAGCTCAGGCACTTACACTTCTCAGTGCAGATAAAGAGTTGCATATTTCACTGGAGACAAAAGAAGCCTTTAAGAGCTTAAGTACACTGCGTATAGATGAACGTCTTACTACAGCGAACCTGGGTATTTTGGACCTGTTCACCTCTCTTGGATTGCCTCAGTCATTAGTAACGCTGAATAACCCTACTATAGACTACATTCTCTCCAAGTTTTTGGTCGATGCAAAAACAGCCGGTATACACCCTATCTCATTTATGTTCCAGGAGTACAATAACACAGAAATGTTCAAAGCCTGGTGTGAAAGAGAAAAGATGATGGGCTTTGAGACCAAGGCATGCATGGGTCCCAAACAAGTGCAGATCGCCAATGAAATATTTCATACAAATCGTGATGAGATAGAAAGGGCTTTGCATATTAAAGAGGCTTTTGAAACCCATTCCGCACAAGGAATCAACGGATTTATGGATGAGAAATACGGGTTTATTGACGAACCTATCTACCGCGACAGCCTATTGGTTCTCAATCTTAGCTAA
- a CDS encoding GumC family protein: protein MLKSNDRTLNNDEIEVKELIQTVLQYKWSILFITFIALIIASFFLYFKTDIYSSSATIEVKSVDGGKTGGMTQADFLEGAFSGFGSSNVDKDIEILKTFHVNNLVLNKINFHTRYYIDSGFKQVELYNNSPVTIKDVTVLNRKITGRKIKLIPVEDGFHLQVDNTVISKISHVLFGKELIEFDDTQIYHYGEPLKNSYLELTVETKSTITEPVYFILFTNNRRIFENLKGNLEITQVTLDAPLINITYKDNIPQRADAFVNEIAESFILQSVAEKTKGNDRIINFIDQQLKEIKRKLDDSEKKLENYRIENKAIDPKLQGATYIEELSKIDIELSQNELKEMLMKNLLAFIDKGENLDAMAPLLIELNDPSTLALITKLQEAQIQEEGLQAEYSSKHPGLIAVRKQIRYIIKKLILNVQNLKSSLIHRNANLVKLKKSYDKNIESLPTQERILINLQRNYEVNAETYKFLLRKKSENEMIKVAILSDYRVIDNAYHSPIPIGLKPSMILIISLMLGLILGIVQALVRHFMNDKIQNKQDIEDLTTLPIYGILPALKQNVIKLEVFKDPKSPFSESYRSLRTNLQFTQKVNQANVILVTSTVAGEGKSTTVANLGAVFQMANYKSIVINLDLRKPTLHHYFNASNSVGISTYLSGKHKVGDIIQSTEYQDLDIIASGPIPPNPSELILSDKLDELIDTLKEVYDYIFIDSAPLGLVTDTMHLMQYADLNLIVFRENYAKKSFVTDLNSLVEKHDLKHIGLVINSVDASSSSYGYGYGYGYGYGTSDKNQKKNKIMEFVRRKLKL from the coding sequence ATGTTAAAAAGCAATGATCGTACATTGAATAATGATGAAATTGAGGTCAAAGAACTTATTCAGACGGTCTTGCAATACAAATGGTCGATTTTATTCATTACGTTCATTGCATTAATAATAGCGTCTTTTTTTCTGTATTTTAAAACAGACATTTACAGTTCCTCTGCTACGATTGAAGTCAAATCTGTTGATGGTGGAAAAACAGGAGGTATGACCCAAGCTGACTTTTTAGAAGGAGCATTCTCTGGGTTTGGAAGTTCGAATGTAGATAAAGATATAGAAATCTTAAAAACTTTTCATGTTAATAATCTAGTACTTAATAAAATAAATTTTCATACACGCTATTACATAGATAGTGGATTTAAACAAGTTGAACTCTATAATAATTCACCAGTCACAATTAAAGATGTTACTGTATTAAATAGAAAGATCACAGGTAGAAAAATTAAACTTATTCCTGTAGAAGATGGTTTCCATCTTCAAGTGGACAATACAGTTATAAGCAAAATATCGCATGTACTGTTTGGTAAAGAATTGATAGAATTTGATGATACACAAATCTATCATTATGGCGAACCTCTTAAAAATTCCTATCTTGAATTAACCGTTGAAACAAAGAGTACAATAACAGAACCAGTTTATTTTATCTTATTTACAAATAACAGACGAATATTTGAAAACTTAAAAGGTAATCTCGAGATTACACAAGTCACCTTAGATGCACCACTTATCAATATTACCTATAAAGATAACATCCCCCAAAGAGCAGATGCTTTTGTTAATGAAATTGCTGAAAGTTTCATACTCCAAAGTGTAGCTGAGAAGACTAAAGGTAATGACAGAATCATAAACTTTATCGATCAACAACTCAAAGAGATAAAAAGAAAACTAGATGATTCTGAAAAAAAATTAGAAAACTACAGAATAGAGAATAAAGCTATTGATCCAAAATTACAGGGGGCAACATATATTGAGGAATTAAGTAAAATTGATATTGAACTCTCACAGAATGAACTCAAAGAGATGTTAATGAAAAACCTTCTTGCCTTTATAGACAAGGGGGAAAATCTTGATGCAATGGCACCATTGTTAATAGAATTGAATGATCCTTCTACACTGGCCCTTATCACCAAGCTGCAAGAAGCTCAGATTCAAGAAGAAGGATTACAGGCAGAGTACTCCTCTAAACATCCCGGTTTGATTGCCGTACGAAAGCAAATCCGATATATTATAAAGAAACTTATATTAAATGTTCAAAATTTAAAGTCAAGTTTGATACATAGGAATGCAAATCTTGTAAAATTAAAAAAATCCTATGATAAAAACATTGAATCACTCCCCACACAAGAGAGAATTCTCATTAATCTACAAAGAAACTACGAAGTAAATGCAGAAACCTATAAATTTCTTCTTAGAAAAAAATCTGAAAATGAAATGATCAAAGTAGCAATCCTTTCAGATTATAGAGTCATTGACAATGCATATCACAGCCCTATACCTATTGGTTTGAAACCTTCTATGATACTTATTATTTCTCTTATGCTTGGTCTTATTTTAGGTATTGTACAAGCTCTGGTACGTCACTTCATGAATGATAAAATACAAAACAAACAAGATATCGAAGATCTAACTACATTGCCAATCTATGGTATCCTTCCTGCATTAAAGCAAAATGTAATTAAACTTGAAGTCTTTAAAGATCCCAAATCACCTTTTTCAGAGAGTTATAGAAGTTTACGAACAAACTTACAATTTACACAAAAAGTAAACCAAGCAAATGTTATATTAGTCACTTCAACTGTTGCAGGTGAAGGGAAAAGTACTACTGTAGCGAATTTAGGTGCTGTTTTTCAAATGGCAAATTATAAATCCATAGTCATCAATCTAGATTTGAGAAAACCTACGCTTCATCATTATTTTAATGCATCTAATAGTGTTGGAATAAGTACTTATTTAAGTGGAAAACATAAGGTTGGAGATATTATTCAGTCAACAGAATATCAAGACCTGGATATTATTGCTTCTGGGCCTATTCCACCAAACCCCTCAGAACTTATTCTATCAGATAAATTGGATGAATTGATAGATACATTAAAAGAAGTTTATGACTATATCTTTATAGACAGTGCTCCACTGGGTCTGGTAACAGATACGATGCATCTTATGCAATATGCTGATCTAAATCTCATTGTTTTTCGTGAGAATTATGCCAAGAAATCATTTGTTACAGACTTAAACAGTTTAGTCGAGAAACATGATCTTAAACATATAGGTTTAGTGATCAATTCTGTAGATGCATCCTCAAGTTCATATGGATATGGTTACGGCTATGGTTACGGCTATGGTACAAGTGATAAAAACCAGAAAAAAAATAAAATTATGGAGTTTGTTAGAAGAAAATTGAAATTGTAG
- a CDS encoding rhodanese-like domain-containing protein, translated as MKKIVIGLCLMTVSLMAELYQVWATPEFTEKNIKIIDIRTPAEWKETGIVKGSYTIMFFDEQGNFNVPNFLEQLDRVVKKDEPFALICRVGSRTGIVSEFLSDRMGYKVTNLKGGIMKMILEGYKTVPYQP; from the coding sequence ATGAAGAAAATTGTGATAGGTTTATGTCTTATGACAGTATCATTGATGGCAGAGTTGTATCAAGTGTGGGCGACGCCTGAATTTACTGAAAAAAATATCAAGATCATCGATATTCGTACCCCAGCAGAATGGAAGGAGACAGGGATCGTAAAAGGTTCCTATACGATCATGTTTTTTGATGAACAAGGGAATTTCAATGTTCCGAATTTTTTGGAACAGTTAGACAGGGTTGTTAAAAAAGATGAGCCCTTTGCACTCATATGTAGAGTGGGTAGCCGTACGGGTATCGTTTCGGAATTTTTATCAGACAGGATGGGCTACAAGGTCACTAATTTGAAAGGTGGCATTATGAAGATGATACTTGAAGGGTATAAAACAGTACCGTATCAACCATAA